The Arachis hypogaea cultivar Tifrunner chromosome 19, arahy.Tifrunner.gnm2.J5K5, whole genome shotgun sequence genome has a window encoding:
- the LOC112779736 gene encoding cyclin-H1-1, whose product MADFLTSTHRAKWIFTPQQLVEKYRDASQRAIQTLEKCGATLMEVDSDGTMSYPEPQNSAKDNAEKHSRSKPLSIEEEQSIKVFYENKLQEVCKNFHFPHKIQATALIYFKRFYLHWSVMEHQPKHIMLTCIYAACKIEENHVSAEELGKGISQDHQMILNNEMIVYQSLEFDLIVYAPYRSLEGFMDDMEDFCNASEDQLQMLKRLQDTARLEIDKMMLTDAPLLFPPAQLALAALRSSVALHQVIDFDSYLSSLFSRQNSTHTMSELIEALNTIDSLVMKYKFPSDKELKHINRKLKSCWGQSSHDEGKKREKKSKHKSKKSSSEAHNAPPPA is encoded by the exons GTTGAAAAATATAGAGATGCTAGTCAGAGAGCCATACAAACTTTAGAGAAG TGTGGAGCAACTCTGATGGAAGTAGATAGTGATGGGACAATGTCATATCCTGAACCTCAGAATTCTGCGAAGGATAATG CTGAAAAGCATTCTCGGTCAAAACCTCTTAGTATTGAAGAAGAACAATCTATAAAAGTGTTTTATGAAAACAAGCTACAAGAAGTTTGTAAAAATTTCCACTTCCCTCATAAGATCCAG GCAACGGCCCTTATCTATTTTAAAAGGTTCTACCTGCACTGGTCAGTAATGGAACATCAGCCAAAACATATAAT GTTGACCTGCATATATGCTGCTTGTAAGATAGAAGAAAACCATGTCTCTGCTGAGGAGCTTGGTAAAGGGATCTCACAGGATCATCAAATGATTCTCAATAATGAGATGATAGTTTATCAG AGTTTGGAATTTGATCTTATTGTTTATGCACCATATCGTTCACTTGAAGGTTTTATGGATGATATGGAG GACTTTTGCAATGCTAGCGAGGACCAGCTTCAAATGTTGAAG AGATTACAAGACACAGCTAGATTGGAAATTGATAAAATGATGCTTACAGATGCACCACTTTTATTTCCTCCTGCGCAG TTGGCTTTAGCTGCTTTGCGCAGTTCAGTTGCACTCCATCAAGTTATTGACTTTGACAG TTATCTGAGCAGTTTATTTTCTCGTCAAAACTCCACACATACAATGTCCGAGCTTATTGAAGCACTTAACACAATTGATTCTTTG GTTATGAAATACAAATTTCCTTCAGATAAAGAATTGAAGCATATCAATAGGAAACTGAAGTCTTGTTGGGGTCAAAGCTCTCATGACGA GGGAAAGAAGCGAGAGAAGAAATCAAAGCACAAGTCGAAAAAGAGCTCAAGTGAAGCACACAATGCGCCGCCTCCTGCCTAG